The Podospora pseudocomata strain CBS 415.72m chromosome 1 map unlocalized CBS415.72m_1, whole genome shotgun sequence genome has a segment encoding these proteins:
- the MEP1_1 gene encoding low affinity high capacity ammonium permease (EggNog:ENOG503NVB7; COG:P) codes for MSDSTSEAAPASTPLHSARDNLNEPFNAGDQAYILVSSGMVLLMIPGIAFLYSGLARRKSALSQIWVVMMSFSVIVFQWYFWGYSLALSPTATNGFIGNLDRFGLRNALGDESPGSPFIPELLYSFYQMQFAAVTAALVIGATAERGRVIPGMVFTFFWATLVYCPLAYWAWGAEGWAFKWGVFDYAGGGPVEIGSGVSALAYSWVLGRRNEKMMLNFRPHNISLITLGTILLWFGWLGFNGGSAFGANLRAAMACWNTCLTAMFAAMTWCLLDFRLAKKWSLVGWCSGTISGLVAATPASGVITPWASVLLGVVTGVACNFGTKIKFYLRIDDALDVFAEHAIGGIVGLIFNAFFAADYIIGLDGINLGVQGGFLNGNWAQLYKQIVYILAGCGYTFVVSALIAKAIDLVPGLHLRASTEAELLGMDDDQHGEFAYDYVEVRRDYLAWTPAEKEQRADGDVVVPQHGITGHQEMATRSSAPPTPPSEPATAVGKEEKVSGSATD; via the exons ATGTCCGACTCAACTTCCGAGGCGGCTCCGGCCTCGACGCCGCTCCATTCCG CGAGGGATAACCTCAATGAACCCTTCAATGCCGGTGACCAAGCTTATATCCTCGTGTCGTCTGGCATGGTCCTGCTGATGATTCCCGGCATCGCCTTCCTCTACTCCGGCCTCGCTCGCAGAAAGTCGGCCTTGTCGCAAATATGGGTCGTCATGATGTCTTTCAGTGTCATTGTCTTCCAATGGTATTTCTGGGGTTATTCACTGGCCCTCAGCCCGACCGCTACCAACGGCTTCATTGGCAACCTCGACAGATTTGGCCTCCGCAACGCTTTGGGTGATGAGTCTCCGGGCTCCCCCTTCATTCCCGAGCTGCTGTACTCGTTTTACCAG ATGCAATTCGCTGCTGTTACTGCTGCCCTCGTGATCGGTGCTACTGCTGAGCGTGGTCGCGTCATTCCCGGCATGGTCTTTACTTTCTTCTGGGCTACTCTCGTCTACTGCCCTCTTGCGTACTGGGCCTGGGGCGCCGAAGGCTGGGCTTTCAAGTGGGGTGTTTTCGACTACGCTGGTGGCGGTCCCGTCGAGATTGGTTCGGGTGTTTCCGCTTTGGCCTACTCCTGGGTGCTCGGGCGCCGCAACGAGAAGATGATGCTCAACTTCCGTCCCCACAACATCTCGCTCATTACTCTCGGCACTATCCTTCTCTGGTTCGGATGGCTCGGTTTCAACGGCGGCTCTGCTTTCGGCGCCAACCTCCGCGCTGCCATGGCCTGCTGGAACACCTGCTTGACTGCCATGTTCGCCGCCATGACTTGGTGCCTTCTCGATTTCCGCCTTGCCAAGAAGTGGTCGCTCGTCGGCTGGTGCTCCGGCACCATCTCTGGCCTCGTTGCCGCCACTCCCGCTTCCGGTGTCATCACTCCCTGGGCCAGTGTTTTGCTTGGTGTCGTTACGGGCGTTGCCTGCAACTTTGGCACCAAGATCAAGTTCTACCTCCGCATTGATGATGCTCTCGATGTGTTCGCCGAACACGCCATCGGTGGTATCGTCGGTCTTATTTTCAacgccttcttcgccgccgaCTACATCATCGGCCTGGATGGCATCAACTTGGGCGTTCAGGGTGGCTTCCTCAACGGCAACTGGGCTCAGCTCTACAAGCAGATTGTCTACATCCTTGCTGGCTGCGGCTATACCTTTGTCGTCTCGGCTCTCATCGCCAAGGCCATCGACCTCGTTCCCGGCCTTCACCTCCGTGCTTCCACCGAGGCTGAGCTTCTCGGCATGGATGACGACCAGCACGGAGAGTTCGCCTACGACTACGTCGAGGTCCGCCGTGACTACCTTGCCTGGACTCCtgcggagaaggagcagagAGCTGATGGCGATGTTGTCGTCCCTCAGCACGGCATCACCGGGCATCAAGAGATGGCCACTCGTTCCAGCgcccctcccacacctccctcagAGCCCGCTACTGCTGtcgggaaggaggagaaggtgtcCGGGTCTGCGACTGATTAG
- a CDS encoding uncharacterized protein (EggNog:ENOG503NVZY; COG:P) → MTSGVGHKVARLLGIQLQPKDPYHHVNDPRETAHFNTDQTFVEESPRVDDFFLKLVPSGPQVWRYLVSLFPFLSWIGYYNLQWLAGDLVAGITIGAVVVPQGMAYARLANLDVQFGLYSSFMGVLVYWFFATSKDITIGPVAVMSQLTGAVVTDMAAVLPDVPGHVIASALALLAGAVVVSIGLIRCGWIVDIISLTSLSAFMTGSAICIAVGQVPSLMGLSGFSTRDPTYLVFINILKHLNTASMDAAMGLSALAMLYLIRGVCMWIGTHYPKHQKLAFFISTLRVVFVIVLYTLISYLVNRSLPRGTARFKILFDVPRGFQNAAVPVINTSIVSNLMGYLPATVVVLLIEHIAISKSFGRVNNYRINPSQEMVAIGITNMLGPFLGGYAATGSFSRTAIKSKAGVRTPFAGVITAFVVLLAIYALPAVFYYIPNASLSAVIIHAVGDLITPPNTIYQFWLVSPFEVLIFFVGVFVTIFSSIENGIYTTVLLSAAMLLFRILRSKGRFLGRVKVQSMLGNRVIGNDRQQPVPGYGTFTGSQEAPTRNIFLPITHADGSNPEIELDNPYPGIFIYRFAEGFSYPNAGSSLEHLVEHIFAHTRRTNLSHFDRPGDRPWNEPGPSRKDMKAAAAAGVDAGIMGVDVSLPTLKAVILDFSSVNHVDITSVQQLIDVRNQLDRYASPDIVDWHIACINNRWAKRALAAAGFGYPTVVPDGPHRRWRSIFSVAEIGGSHSAAAAAEVEVNEKEIARSRRQTAADVEVGNKQQKQQQHHHRGPNDPKKVGTGGSESVPRKPTVTFEHAVLSLHQKRMSLGPELHSGRTVVAPVHGINRPLFHVDLTSALQSAIANVEGRYEGLEEHH, encoded by the exons ATGACATCTGGAGTTGGCCACAAGGTGGCCCGGCTGCTGGGAATCCAGCTACAACCAAAAGACCCATATCACCATGTCAATGACCCAAGAGAAACAGCCCATTTCAACACAGACCAGACATTTGTGGAGGAGTCACCGAGGGTGGATGACTTTTTTTTGAAATTAGTACCTTCTGGCCCGCAAGTATGGCGATATCTGGTGTCTCTGTTTCCGTTTCTCTCCTGGATCGGATACTACAACCTTCAATGGCTCGCTGGAGATCTGGTTGCTG GCATCACCATCGGCGCTGTTGTCGTACCTCAAGGTATGGCTTATGCCAGACTGGCCAACCTGGATGTTCAGTTTGGTCTGTATTCGAGCTTTATGGGTGTTCTTGTTTACTGGTTCTTCGCAACCTCCAAGGACATCACCATCGGT CCTGTTGCTGTCATGTCTCAACTTACCGGCGCTGTCGTGACTGATATGGCTGCTGTCCTTCCTGACGTTCCAGGCCATGTCATTGCATCTGCTCTTGCACTCTTGGCCGGTGCCGTTGTGGTGTCCATCGGGCTCATCCGCTGCGGATGGATTGTCGATATTATCTCGCTTACCTCACTCTCGGCATTCATGACCGGCTCAGCCATCTGCATTGCTGTCGGGCAAGTTCCATCGCTGATGGGCCTCAGCGGCTTTTCAACTCGCGATCCGACGTATCTTGTGTTCATCAACATACTCAAACACCTGAACACAGCGAGTATGGATGCCGCCATGGGGTTGTCGGCACTTGCTATGCTTTACCTTATCAGGGGAGTCTGCATGTGGATTGGGACACACTacccaaaacatcaaaagCTTGCCTTCTTCATTTCGACGTTGAGGGTCGTGTTCGTCATTGTTCTCTACACTCTGATCAGCTACCTGGTCAACAGGAGCTTGCCGAGGGGTACAGCCAGATTCAAAATCTTGTTTGACGTTCCTAGAG GGTTCCAAAACGCGGCTGTCCCGGTCATCAATACCTCTATTGTCAGCAACCTGATGGGATACTTGCCCGCTACTGTAGTGGTGCTGCTCATCGAACACATTGCTATCTCGAAGTCGTTCGGTCGGGTCAACAACTACAGAATCAACCCTTCTCAAGAAATGGTAGCCAttggcatcaccaacatgctGGGGCCCTTCCTCGGCGGGTACGCTGCAACGGGCTCTTTCAGTCGCACTGCCATTAAGTCGAAGGCCGGCGTGAGGACTCCGTTTGCCGGCGTCATCACAGCCTTTGTGGTTCTCCTCGCCATCTACGCCTTGCCGGCCGTGTTTTACTACATTCCCAACGCGTCACTCTCTGCGGTGATTATCCATGCCGTCGGCgacctcatcacccctcccaatACCATCTATCAGTTCTGGCTCGTATCACCATTTGAGGTCTTGATCTTTTTTGTCGGTGTGTTCGTCACCATCTTTTCGAGCATTGAGAATGGCATCTACACCACGGTGCTGCTCTCGGCAGCGATGCTTCTCTTTCGGATTTTGAGATCGAAAGGCCGGTTCTTGGGGCGTGTCAAGGTTCAATCCATGCTTGGAAATCGCGTTATTGGCAACGACAGGCAGCAGCCGGTACCCGGGTATGGCACGTTTACCGGCTCGCAGGAGGCGCCGACACGCAACATCTTCTTGCCTATCACGCACGCGGATGGGTCCAACCCCGAGATTGAGCTGGACAATCCGTATCCTGGCATCTTCATCTACCGGTTCGCCGAGGGGTTCAGCTACCCGAACGCGGGGAGCAGCCTGGAGCACTTGGTGGAACACATTTTTGCGCACACTCGGCGGACGAACCTGTCGCATTTCGACCGGCCTGGCGATCGGCCTTGGAACGAGCCCGGCCCGTCAAGGAAGGACATGAAGGCGGCGGCTGCGGCCGGGGTGGACGCGGGGATCATGGGGGTGGACGTGAGCTTGCCGACGCTCAAGGCGGTGATTCTGGATTTCAGCTCGGTGAACCACGTCGACATTACCTCGGTGCAGCAGCTGATTGACGTGAGGAATCAGCTGGACCGGTATGCCAGCCCGGATATTGTCGACTGGCACATTGCCTGCATCAACAACCGGTGGGCGAAGAgggcgctggcggcggcggggtttGGGTACCCGACTGTTGTGCCGGACGGGCCGCacaggaggtggaggagcatCTTTTCTGTGGCGGAGATTGGGGGGTCGCACAGCGCGGCTGCggcggccgaggtggaggtgaacgagaaggagattgcgaggagcaggaggcagactgctgctgatgtggaggttgggaataagcagcagaagcagcagcagcatcatcaccgtGGGCCAAATGATCCTAAGAAGGTTGGGACGGGCGGGAGTGAGAGTGTTCCGAGAAAACCGACGGTTACGTTTGAGCATGCGGTTCTTTCTTTGCACCAGAAGAGGATGTCGCTGGGGCCGGAGCTGCACAGTGGGcggacggtggtggcgccGGTGCATGGGATCAATCGGCCGCTGTTTCATGTTGACCTGACGAGCGCGCTGCAGAGCGCGATTGCCAATGTTGAGGGGAGGtatgaggggttggaggagcatCATTAG